In 'Nostoc azollae' 0708, the following are encoded in one genomic region:
- a CDS encoding transposase family protein, protein MTTAYKKPKKAEFSQVQKEENKKISSRRIGVEHLITFRVASNRFPLARHGYNPVIIGVCGLVSLDLNYSFILSHDI, encoded by the coding sequence ATTACCACAGCTTATAAGAAGCCCAAAAAAGCTGAATTTTCACAGGTCCAAAAAGAAGAAAATAAAAAAATATCATCAAGAAGAATTGGTGTTGAACATCTCATAACTTTTCGAGTGGCTAGTAATAGATTTCCTTTAGCTCGACATGGTTATAATCCGGTGATAATAGGAGTATGTGGATTAGTTAGTTTAGATCTAAATTATTCATTTATACTCAGTCATGATATTTGA
- a CDS encoding DNA polymerase III subunit gamma/tau, producing the protein MSYEPLHHKYRPKSFAELVGQEAITTTLTNAISSAKIAPAYLFTGPRGTGKTSSARILAKSLNCLKSDKPTPIPCGVCDICQGITKGYSLDVIEIDAASNTGVDNIRELIEKAQFAPVQCRYKVYVIDECHMLSTAAFNALLKTLEEPPKYVVFVLATTDPQRVLPTIISRCQRFDFRRIHLEAMVKHLGAIASKENINICLDAVTLVAQMSQGGLRDAESLLDQLALFPGEVIPDQVWDLVGSVSEKDLLALLDAITQDNAEIVLDSTRQILDRGREPLTILQNVAAFYRDLLIAKTAPNRQDLVACTQQTWTTLINFAHKLDITTILRGQQHLRTAEVQLKNTTQPRLWLEVTLLGLLPSANIQPQALSVSQVLNTPAVSPPSYPAAFSPPPAYTQTNHNSQISSPTPAYTQKNHNSAPQTVSSPAPEPVYTPPPPAVTNPTAPAQEVVTESQYDLTQIWQQVLANLQPPSRREMLRQMSNLLDFNGALARIAIKQAWYEKGKSDLPIITTAFQQTFQRHIQVNLEKATSSTSTSAARNPPQRDSNRVQQPPTIPSYNQPQATPQPTPAPVRQPIQAPPTRNEPVVTNSAPVQTLPPPLTQAPISQAPMSTWDNDEVAKAAKSLANFFSGEIIRLTDDAMDFTDATVSPDVEIYESDYDYD; encoded by the coding sequence ATGTCTTACGAACCCCTGCACCACAAGTATCGCCCCAAGAGTTTTGCTGAACTGGTGGGACAAGAGGCGATCACTACTACCCTGACTAATGCCATTAGTTCGGCAAAAATTGCCCCTGCCTATTTGTTTACTGGACCCAGAGGCACGGGGAAAACCTCTAGCGCCCGGATTTTAGCTAAATCATTAAATTGTCTTAAAAGTGACAAGCCAACCCCCATACCTTGTGGAGTTTGTGATATTTGTCAAGGTATTACTAAAGGTTATTCCCTGGATGTAATTGAAATCGACGCGGCTAGTAATACTGGTGTCGATAATATCCGCGAATTGATTGAAAAGGCACAGTTTGCTCCTGTACAGTGTCGGTACAAAGTTTATGTGATTGATGAATGTCATATGCTCAGTACCGCAGCATTCAATGCGTTACTAAAAACATTAGAAGAACCACCGAAGTACGTTGTTTTTGTCCTAGCCACAACTGACCCACAGCGAGTATTACCAACAATTATTTCCCGCTGTCAAAGGTTTGACTTTAGACGCATTCACCTAGAAGCGATGGTAAAGCATTTAGGTGCGATCGCCTCAAAAGAAAACATTAATATTTGCCTTGATGCGGTCACGTTAGTAGCACAAATGTCTCAGGGAGGCTTGCGAGATGCGGAAAGTTTACTGGATCAACTAGCTTTGTTCCCTGGAGAAGTCATACCAGATCAAGTTTGGGACCTAGTGGGTTCAGTAAGTGAAAAGGATTTGTTAGCTTTATTAGATGCGATCACTCAAGATAATGCCGAAATCGTATTAGATTCTACCCGACAAATCCTAGATCGAGGCAGAGAACCCCTTACCATTCTACAAAATGTTGCCGCCTTCTACCGAGACTTACTCATTGCTAAAACTGCCCCAAATCGTCAAGACTTAGTTGCTTGTACTCAACAAACCTGGACAACACTAATTAACTTTGCCCACAAGTTAGACATAACTACAATTTTGCGCGGACAGCAACATTTAAGAACAGCAGAAGTCCAACTAAAAAACACCACCCAGCCTCGATTGTGGTTAGAAGTCACATTACTCGGCCTGTTACCTAGTGCAAATATTCAGCCACAAGCACTCAGCGTCTCGCAAGTCTTGAATACACCTGCTGTATCTCCACCTTCTTACCCAGCAGCATTTTCACCACCACCAGCTTATACCCAGACAAATCATAATTCTCAAATATCTTCACCCACACCAGCTTATACCCAAAAAAATCACAATTCAGCACCTCAAACAGTATCTTCACCTGCACCAGAACCTGTATACACTCCACCCCCACCTGCTGTAACAAATCCTACAGCACCCGCACAGGAAGTTGTTACAGAATCACAGTATGATTTAACTCAGATTTGGCAACAGGTACTTGCGAACCTCCAACCACCCTCCAGGCGAGAAATGTTACGTCAAATGAGTAATCTGTTGGACTTTAATGGCGCTTTAGCTCGTATTGCTATTAAACAAGCATGGTATGAAAAGGGTAAATCGGATTTGCCTATCATTACAACTGCTTTTCAGCAGACTTTTCAGCGTCATATCCAAGTCAATCTAGAAAAAGCAACTTCATCAACTTCCACTTCAGCCGCAAGAAATCCTCCTCAACGAGATTCTAATCGTGTTCAACAACCACCAACAATACCCAGCTATAACCAGCCACAAGCAACACCACAACCAACGCCAGCACCTGTACGACAACCAATCCAAGCACCACCAACCAGAAATGAGCCTGTAGTCACGAACTCAGCCCCAGTACAAACCCTTCCACCTCCACTAACCCAAGCACCTATATCACAAGCACCTATGTCAACTTGGGATAATGATGAAGTGGCAAAAGCGGCTAAAAGTTTAGCAAATTTTTTCTCTGGGGAAATCATCCGTCTCACAGATGATGCTATGGATTTCACTGATGCCACAGTTTCACCAGATGTAGAAATATATGAATCAGACTATGATTATGATTAA
- a CDS encoding CHAT domain-containing protein, with protein MWQMLRWLLQWLNRFMKYPFNSRRTHDANDKKGHQVVESLPELTNADLEVLFNELLEGVHQARGKQWALKYLQRMEPRITVERWIDWLLIFGERLLSSPAPNSQIATRMVKLGELDVGKVGELASEIGVQLLSREFLAQRYVENPQAVEVETAVAVVADTPGQQLLRDFGEELWEHDQEEPVNNITPVSLSLEESWTGNSEQWSAQNLEQHTSEAVIFEYVQEDNPTAIEEVESVSDSSLAENWDQWLVSLEPKVAHTLDELVVRLEQSTNLVQQLASELAIRDERQALIQRPSFQITVTNQAQAWFYQGLQQAKSGDLLGALAFYNQATKLEPESAEYWFNQALTLFHLKRFEEAIAAYDQAIALKPDFFKAWYNRGGIMVEFGDFDGAITSFDKAIELQPNYQEAWSSRGLALLKLGLIWEAISSYDQALELQRQDQETWYYRGVALAVGEQYEDAIASYNQAIEIQPDYHEVWIDRGVVLFNLKRWSEAIESWDQALSIQPDFYLAWYNRGIALENLARREEAITSYQKAITIKPDFHPAWYNQAVAFYYLNRFAEAISCYDSALEIKLDYWEAWLGRGGAVGNLVNDKFSLSLSSTIAASNPNLNQLGYEGKLATYQEGFKYLRPDTHPEGWGRLHLAAGNTHYEHGKKQSTPRYFWQKAVSEYQQALLTLTAEDFPELHLDGLQSLTKVLIRLGQTVTAQELHQHGLGLLQQLLNQTTRPEHSKKQLALKFAGLRQMGVDLAVNIGDLVESWEIAEHCKNTCLKLLLSDCHDEIYSPNYEAIQPLLNSTTAVIYWHLSPAALHTFIIKHEAPSPILLLTPIQDIEAIPEAVQRLVEFENWLEDWEKQYQEYRQIQDIENQYKHSWWVDIEQKLLQLQNILNISTIIQELEGISKLIVIPHGDLHKLPIHALFPLNQKNSLNYTINYLPSIQIGLDLKTYSLSNWQQQKFLSVENVEHTNDSQIKCADFASAIIRKMFDNAQHIQGSQVTQDNIENALAADYNIFHFTGHAINNLSEAQKSALVLTSEEKLTLAEISQQTFNTYNLFTLPNCEMVSNHSQNINSEYVGLAAGLLIRGVPEVLSTLWIVESSATALVIIEFYRRLLFHKSPVTALAEVTTWLRDITVGELITWYEDLLTNLHSDEVKLRNYVMMEVDKYRQLSPHKQPYQHPYYWAAFIITGCVQADEN; from the coding sequence ATGTGGCAAATGCTCAGGTGGCTATTGCAGTGGCTTAACAGGTTTATGAAGTATCCTTTTAACAGTCGTCGGACTCATGATGCCAACGATAAAAAGGGTCATCAGGTGGTAGAGTCTCTACCTGAATTAACCAATGCTGATCTAGAAGTATTGTTTAACGAGCTGCTTGAAGGTGTGCATCAGGCGCGGGGAAAACAATGGGCGCTGAAGTATTTGCAGCGGATGGAACCACGAATTACTGTTGAACGTTGGATAGATTGGCTGCTGATATTTGGTGAAAGATTGTTATCTTCACCTGCACCAAATAGTCAGATAGCAACGCGAATGGTTAAATTGGGTGAACTCGATGTTGGTAAAGTTGGTGAACTTGCATCAGAAATTGGTGTCCAGCTATTGAGTCGTGAGTTTTTAGCCCAAAGGTATGTCGAGAATCCACAAGCAGTGGAGGTGGAAACAGCAGTAGCAGTAGTGGCAGATACTCCTGGGCAACAATTACTGCGGGACTTTGGTGAAGAGTTATGGGAGCATGATCAGGAAGAACCGGTGAACAACATCACACCAGTATCCTTAAGCTTGGAGGAATCATGGACAGGGAACTCAGAACAGTGGAGTGCTCAAAATTTAGAACAACATACATCTGAGGCTGTTATTTTTGAGTATGTCCAGGAAGATAATCCCACTGCGATTGAGGAAGTAGAATCTGTTAGTGATTCTTCTTTGGCAGAGAATTGGGATCAGTGGCTGGTAAGTTTAGAGCCCAAGGTGGCACATACTCTGGATGAGTTGGTGGTAAGGTTGGAGCAAAGCACCAATTTAGTCCAGCAACTTGCTTCTGAATTAGCTATTCGCGATGAACGCCAAGCATTAATTCAGCGTCCTAGTTTTCAAATAACTGTAACTAATCAAGCTCAAGCATGGTTTTATCAAGGTTTACAGCAAGCTAAATCTGGCGATTTGTTAGGGGCGCTGGCTTTTTATAATCAAGCTACTAAACTAGAACCAGAATCGGCTGAGTATTGGTTTAATCAAGCTTTAACCTTATTCCATTTAAAACGTTTTGAAGAAGCGATCGCAGCCTATGACCAGGCGATCGCACTCAAGCCAGATTTCTTTAAAGCCTGGTATAATCGGGGGGGAATTATGGTCGAATTTGGCGACTTTGACGGAGCGATCACTTCTTTTGACAAGGCTATAGAATTGCAACCCAACTATCAAGAAGCTTGGTCTAGTAGGGGTTTAGCGCTGCTGAAATTAGGACTGATTTGGGAAGCAATTTCCAGTTATGACCAAGCCTTGGAGTTACAACGCCAAGACCAGGAAACTTGGTATTATCGAGGAGTTGCCTTGGCTGTAGGAGAGCAATATGAAGATGCGATCGCCTCATACAACCAAGCTATAGAAATTCAACCAGACTATCACGAAGTTTGGATTGACCGGGGAGTAGTCTTATTTAACCTCAAGCGCTGGTCAGAAGCCATTGAATCCTGGGATCAAGCCCTCTCTATTCAACCAGACTTTTACTTAGCCTGGTATAACCGAGGCATCGCCTTGGAAAACCTAGCCAGACGAGAAGAAGCCATTACTTCCTATCAAAAAGCGATCACCATTAAACCCGACTTTCACCCTGCATGGTACAACCAAGCCGTAGCCTTCTATTATTTAAATAGATTTGCAGAAGCCATTTCTTGCTATGACAGCGCCTTAGAAATCAAACTAGACTACTGGGAAGCTTGGCTTGGTCGTGGTGGAGCCGTTGGTAACTTAGTCAATGACAAATTCTCCCTGAGTTTATCCAGTACTATAGCCGCATCCAATCCCAATCTAAATCAGCTTGGCTATGAGGGCAAATTAGCCACATATCAAGAAGGCTTTAAATATCTTCGTCCAGATACTCACCCCGAAGGTTGGGGAAGATTGCATCTAGCTGCTGGTAATACACATTACGAACACGGCAAAAAACAATCCACACCCCGCTATTTTTGGCAAAAAGCCGTATCTGAATACCAACAGGCACTCTTAACCCTCACAGCCGAAGATTTCCCAGAATTACATCTTGATGGTTTACAATCTCTCACCAAAGTGCTTATCCGTTTGGGACAAACAGTAACAGCCCAAGAATTACACCAACATGGACTAGGCTTATTACAACAATTACTTAATCAAACAACCCGTCCTGAACACAGTAAGAAACAACTAGCTTTAAAATTTGCGGGTTTAAGACAAATGGGAGTTGACTTAGCAGTCAATATAGGTGATTTAGTAGAATCTTGGGAAATTGCCGAACATTGTAAAAATACCTGTTTAAAATTACTGCTTTCTGATTGCCATGATGAAATTTACTCTCCCAACTATGAAGCCATTCAACCTCTACTAAATTCTACAACAGCCGTGATTTACTGGCATCTTAGTCCAGCAGCCTTACACACCTTCATTATTAAACATGAAGCTCCTTCACCCATACTGTTATTAACACCAATACAAGATATAGAAGCTATACCCGAAGCCGTGCAACGTCTAGTTGAATTTGAAAACTGGCTAGAAGATTGGGAAAAACAATATCAAGAATATCGTCAAATACAAGATATAGAAAATCAGTACAAACATTCTTGGTGGGTAGATATAGAACAGAAGTTGTTACAACTGCAAAACATCCTCAATATTTCTACAATTATTCAAGAACTTGAAGGTATCTCCAAACTGATTGTAATTCCCCATGGTGATTTACATAAATTACCTATCCACGCACTTTTTCCACTCAATCAGAAAAATTCACTCAATTACACCATCAACTATTTACCCAGTATCCAAATAGGCCTGGACTTAAAAACATATTCATTATCAAATTGGCAACAGCAAAAGTTCCTCAGTGTTGAAAATGTAGAACATACAAATGATAGCCAGATAAAATGTGCTGATTTTGCATCGGCAATTATCAGAAAAATGTTTGATAATGCCCAACATATCCAAGGTTCACAAGTTACGCAAGATAATATCGAAAATGCCTTAGCGGCAGATTACAATATCTTTCACTTTACTGGTCATGCTATCAACAATTTGAGTGAAGCTCAAAAATCAGCTTTAGTTTTAACAAGTGAAGAAAAACTGACTCTAGCAGAAATTAGTCAACAGACTTTTAATACTTACAATCTGTTTACTCTCCCAAATTGTGAAATGGTTAGTAATCACAGTCAGAATATCAACAGTGAATATGTGGGTTTAGCAGCTGGTTTACTAATTCGTGGAGTTCCAGAAGTGTTGAGTACACTTTGGATTGTTGAATCATCTGCGACAGCTTTAGTAATTATCGAATTTTATCGCAGATTACTTTTCCATAAATCTCCAGTTACTGCTTTAGCTGAAGTCACAACTTGGCTGAGAGATATAACAGTTGGTGAACTAATCACATGGTATGAAGATTTACTCACTAATCTGCATTCAGATGAAGTTAAATTGAGGAATTATGTAATGATGGAAGTTGATAAATATCGTCAGTTATCACCTCACAAACAGCCTTATCAGCATCCTTATTATTGGGCTGCATTTATCATTACAGGATGCGTTCAAGCAGATGAGAATTGA
- a CDS encoding phage portal protein family protein encodes MSFWSVFCEKFGMPTAVGKYGQNPTKEEQNKLLNTLRALAQDAGVIIPEGMDIYCLKIFVLVKDRIVIPHGFSVSNPE; translated from the coding sequence ATTAGTTTTTGGTCGGTTTTCTGTGAAAAGTTTGGGATGCCAACTGCTGTGGGTAAGTATGGACAAAATCCAACTAAAGAGGAGCAGAACAAGCTACTAAATACGCTGCGGGCTTTGGCTCAGGATGCGGGGGTGATTATCCCAGAGGGGATGGATATTTATTGTCTCAAGATTTTTGTACTTGTGAAAGACAGGATCGTAATTCCTCACGGTTTTTCAGTGAGTAACCCTGAATGA
- a CDS encoding transposase: MITARGVKPVVRVQWPRKAFWLYGVVEPTSGWHFCQEYPHLNSENFQKFLDVLSQELGSDMALMQMDQASAHQALALSCPENIIPIFQPSHSPQLNPMERLWEFIKRQFKGESFSHLDQLRQGVQHELAQLSSEVISSLTSYNFILEALFHQALFCAAS; the protein is encoded by the coding sequence GTGATTACGGCTCGTGGTGTTAAACCTGTAGTGAGGGTGCAGTGGCCACGAAAAGCATTTTGGCTTTATGGAGTTGTTGAACCCACCTCTGGATGGCATTTTTGTCAGGAATATCCTCATCTAAACAGTGAAAATTTTCAGAAATTCTTGGATGTCCTATCTCAAGAATTAGGTTCTGATATGGCATTAATGCAGATGGATCAAGCTTCTGCACACCAAGCTTTGGCACTGTCTTGCCCTGAAAATATTATTCCCATTTTTCAACCATCTCACTCTCCTCAACTTAACCCCATGGAGCGATTATGGGAGTTTATTAAACGTCAGTTCAAAGGTGAAAGTTTCTCACATCTCGACCAATTGCGTCAAGGAGTTCAACATGAATTAGCTCAATTATCTTCTGAGGTCATCTCCTCTTTGACCAGTTATAATTTCATCCTTGAAGCTCTGTTTCACCAAGCTTTATTCTGTGCAGCCTCATAG
- a CDS encoding winged helix-turn-helix domain-containing protein, with protein MEWLEQEWHVQVKYKTVYSLVPYKLGAKLKVPRPISSSQDEQAINLKKKTSPLPW; from the coding sequence GTGGAATGGCTAGAGCAAGAATGGCACGTCCAAGTCAAATACAAGACAGTTTACAGTTTAGTGCCCTACAAACTAGGGGCAAAATTGAAAGTACCTCGACCCATCAGCTCATCACAAGATGAGCAAGCTATAAACCTTAAAAAAAAAACATCCCCCTTGCCTTGGTAG
- a CDS encoding PIN domain-containing protein → MKDFINDLIRRYSQKGSLIDTNILFLLLVGSVNKERMTKFHRTQQFIPEDYELLLKLMSEVKNLVTTPNILTEINSLANQFGKPERSECFAIFAVFVQNVHILNENYIKTQEAVSADKLIKFGLTHSVILTLAQGNYLVLTGELKLENYLHNVEVDVINFNNILVLNW, encoded by the coding sequence ATGAAAGATTTCATTAATGACCTGATCCGTCGCTATAGCCAAAAGGGAAGTTTAATTGATACAAACATCCTGTTTCTTTTGTTAGTTGGGAGTGTGAATAAAGAACGGATGACTAAATTTCATCGAACGCAGCAATTTATCCCAGAAGATTATGAGCTTTTGCTAAAATTGATGTCAGAGGTTAAGAACCTTGTCACAACTCCAAATATTCTCACAGAGATTAACAGCCTTGCGAATCAATTTGGTAAACCTGAACGTTCTGAGTGCTTTGCAATATTTGCGGTATTTGTTCAAAATGTGCATATTTTAAATGAAAACTATATAAAAACTCAAGAAGCTGTGAGTGCTGATAAATTGATAAAATTCGGACTTACTCACAGTGTAATCCTCACTCTAGCTCAAGGTAATTATCTCGTACTAACTGGTGAGCTGAAGTTAGAGAATTATCTTCACAATGTCGAAGTTGATGTAATTAACTTTAACAATATTCTTGTTTTAAACTGGTAA
- the gatB gene encoding Asp-tRNA(Asn)/Glu-tRNA(Gln) amidotransferase subunit GatB, producing the protein MTTARPVKTEYEAIIGLETHCQLSTNTKIFSSSSTAFGADPNTNIDPVCMGLPGVLPVLNAKVLEYAVKVGLALNCQIARYSKFDRKQYFYPDLPKNYQISQYDLPIAEDGWIEIELVDDAGNPIRKRIGITRLHMEEDAGKLVHAGSERLSGSSYSLVDYNRAGVPLVEIVSEPDLRSGQEAAEYASELRRIVRYLGVSDGNMQEGSLRCDVNISVRPVGRKEFGTKVEIKNMNSFSAIQKAIDYEIERQIAAIEAGERIIQETRLWEEGSQRTSSMRVKEGSSDYRYFPEPDLAAIEVTDVELETWKSELPELPGQKRLRYEGELGLSAYDTRVLTEDRPVTDYFESAITAGANPKAAANWITQDIAAYLNKQKLAISQIGLTAANLADVITRIETGKISNAQAKEKLTDLLSGVSPEKAFAGQELISDPTVLEPIVDEIIAANPQQVEKYRGGNTNLKGFFVGQVLKKTNKRADPKLTNELVEKKLNA; encoded by the coding sequence ATGACCACAGCCAGACCCGTAAAAACAGAATACGAAGCAATTATCGGTTTAGAAACCCATTGTCAACTCAGCACCAACACCAAAATATTCTCCAGTAGTTCCACGGCGTTTGGTGCTGACCCCAACACCAATATTGACCCGGTGTGTATGGGTTTACCTGGAGTCTTACCCGTACTCAACGCCAAAGTGCTAGAATATGCGGTCAAAGTCGGTTTAGCATTAAATTGTCAAATCGCTAGATATAGCAAATTTGACCGTAAACAGTATTTTTATCCTGACTTACCGAAAAATTACCAAATTTCTCAATATGACTTACCTATAGCTGAAGATGGTTGGATAGAAATAGAATTGGTAGACGATGCTGGCAATCCTATCCGCAAACGCATTGGTATTACCCGTCTGCACATGGAAGAGGATGCAGGAAAACTCGTACACGCAGGAAGTGAAAGACTGTCTGGTTCTAGCTATTCTCTCGTAGACTATAACCGCGCGGGTGTACCTTTGGTGGAAATTGTTTCTGAACCTGACTTGCGTTCTGGACAGGAAGCAGCGGAATATGCATCAGAATTACGCCGGATTGTGCGGTATCTTGGTGTTAGTGATGGGAATATGCAAGAAGGTTCTCTGCGTTGCGATGTAAATATTTCTGTGCGTCCTGTGGGAAGAAAGGAATTTGGAACGAAGGTAGAAATCAAAAATATGAACTCCTTTAGTGCTATCCAAAAGGCGATAGACTACGAAATTGAGCGCCAAATTGCAGCTATTGAAGCTGGAGAACGGATAATTCAAGAAACCCGTCTTTGGGAAGAAGGTTCACAACGTACTAGCAGTATGCGCGTTAAGGAAGGTTCTAGCGATTATCGTTATTTTCCAGAACCCGATTTAGCAGCTATCGAAGTTACTGATGTGGAGTTGGAAACTTGGAAAAGTGAATTACCGGAATTACCCGGGCAAAAACGCCTTCGTTATGAAGGTGAGTTGGGACTTTCAGCTTATGATACGCGAGTCCTGACAGAAGATCGCCCAGTAACTGATTATTTTGAAAGTGCGATCACTGCTGGTGCAAATCCCAAAGCTGCGGCTAACTGGATTACCCAAGATATTGCTGCTTACTTAAATAAGCAAAAACTCGCAATTTCTCAAATTGGTCTGACTGCCGCTAATCTTGCTGATGTGATCACTCGCATTGAAACTGGTAAAATTAGCAATGCTCAAGCTAAGGAAAAACTCACAGATTTATTGAGTGGTGTTTCTCCTGAAAAAGCGTTTGCAGGTCAGGAGTTAATTAGTGATCCTACTGTACTAGAACCCATTGTTGATGAAATCATAGCCGCTAATCCTCAACAAGTAGAAAAATACCGTGGTGGTAACACTAATCTCAAAGGTTTCTTTGTTGGACAAGTATTGAAAAAGACAAACAAACGTGCTGACCCCAAACTCACTAATGAGTTGGTGGAAAAGAAATTGAATGCATAG
- the argJ gene encoding bifunctional ornithine acetyltransferase/N-acetylglutamate synthase: MGDWQEITGGVTAARGYKAAGITAGLKPSRLPDLALILSDVDAIAAGVFTTSHVKAACVDYCRQRLQAKHSARVILCNAGQANAATGSQGVKDALETVDLLAKELRISPEAILLASTGVIGQRIKMDALRRGIPKLVAALAEDGSDAAAGAIMTTDLVTKSIALETSINDRPVRIGGIAKGSGMIHPNMATMLAFVTCDAAVSSTLWQQMLTRAADRSFNSITVDGDTSTNDSLIALANGESRTPAITEMGAEAEKLEAMLTAVCQHLARAIARDGEGATCLVEVKVTGAPDETAARQIAKTIAGSSLVKSAIFGRDPNWGRIAGAAGRAGVPFEQENLQIKLGNFLLFENGQPLPFDKASVSAYLKQAAAGAYMKEDTVLISVTVGNGNGTGKAWGCDLSYDYVRINAEYTT; encoded by the coding sequence ATGGGAGACTGGCAGGAAATTACTGGTGGAGTGACAGCAGCTAGAGGTTATAAAGCAGCGGGAATTACAGCTGGTCTAAAACCTTCAAGATTGCCGGATTTAGCGTTAATATTATCAGATGTGGATGCGATCGCAGCTGGTGTTTTTACTACTAGCCACGTCAAAGCCGCTTGTGTAGATTATTGTCGTCAACGTTTGCAAGCCAAGCACAGCGCCAGAGTCATACTTTGCAACGCTGGACAAGCCAATGCAGCCACAGGTAGCCAAGGTGTCAAAGATGCGCTGGAGACTGTAGACTTATTAGCCAAAGAATTGCGTATTTCCCCGGAAGCGATTTTACTGGCTTCTACTGGTGTAATTGGTCAAAGAATTAAAATGGATGCTTTGCGGCGTGGTATACCCAAGCTAGTAGCCGCACTTGCTGAAGATGGCTCAGATGCAGCTGCAGGAGCAATTATGACCACAGATTTAGTCACCAAATCCATTGCTCTAGAAACAAGTATCAATGACCGACCAGTGCGAATTGGTGGAATAGCCAAAGGTTCGGGGATGATACACCCTAACATGGCCACCATGCTGGCATTTGTTACTTGTGATGCGGCGGTTTCATCAACACTTTGGCAACAAATGTTAACAAGAGCAGCGGATAGAAGTTTCAATTCTATTACCGTTGATGGTGATACCAGCACCAATGATAGCTTAATTGCTTTAGCTAACGGTGAATCTCGCACCCCAGCCATTACCGAAATGGGTGCAGAAGCCGAGAAATTAGAAGCCATGCTAACAGCAGTATGCCAGCATTTAGCCAGAGCCATCGCACGTGATGGTGAAGGTGCAACTTGCTTAGTAGAAGTAAAAGTCACCGGCGCACCTGATGAAACAGCAGCGCGACAAATTGCCAAAACCATTGCTGGGTCTTCCTTAGTTAAATCTGCAATCTTTGGCCGTGACCCCAACTGGGGACGAATCGCCGGCGCTGCTGGCCGTGCTGGAGTACCTTTTGAACAAGAAAACCTGCAAATTAAATTAGGCAATTTCTTACTGTTTGAAAATGGTCAACCTTTACCTTTTGACAAAGCATCTGTCAGTGCATATTTGAAACAAGCAGCCGCAGGTGCTTACATGAAAGAGGATACGGTATTAATTTCCGTTACCGTCGGTAATGGTAATGGAACCGGTAAAGCTTGGGGTTGTGACTTGAGTTACGACTACGTGAGAATTAACGCCGAATATACAACTTAA
- a CDS encoding helix-turn-helix domain-containing protein — MLNLTKEGIYLSLVDLRQKPTFQTLGLLFDLCRTKANNTFNYWVEILREMLPVSQIEEAKKDE, encoded by the coding sequence GTGCTAAACCTAACCAAGGAGGGAATATATCTATCTCTAGTAGACCTGAGACAGAAGCCAACATTTCAAACCCTAGGACTATTGTTTGATCTATGCAGGACAAAAGCAAATAACACATTTAATTATTGGGTAGAAATTCTGAGAGAGATGTTACCTGTCTCCCAAATAGAAGAGGCAAAAAAAGATGAGTGA
- a CDS encoding transposase family protein: protein MSDRTLFRNKCQNLDAKQRFLGDKAYIGEEFITTPYKKPRKAEFSEIQKQENKEISSRRIGVEHLICRVKTFRVASNRFPLAAHGDNGSMWIS, encoded by the coding sequence ATAAGCGATAGGACACTATTTAGAAATAAGTGCCAAAACCTAGATGCCAAACAAAGATTTTTGGGAGACAAGGCTTATATAGGAGAAGAATTTATTACCACACCTTATAAGAAGCCCAGAAAAGCTGAATTTTCAGAGATCCAAAAACAAGAAAATAAGGAAATATCTTCAAGAAGAATTGGTGTTGAGCATCTCATATGTAGAGTCAAAACTTTTCGAGTGGCTAGTAATAGATTTCCTTTAGCTGCACATGGTGATAATGGGAGTATGTGGATTAGTTAG